The Euphorbia lathyris chromosome 8, ddEupLath1.1, whole genome shotgun sequence genome has a window encoding:
- the LOC136202745 gene encoding uncharacterized protein: MPKDRRDRSVSFDRCKASPYTCSSSRGGLSSPRLPSETEENFKEWEDARCPVCMEHPHNAVLLICSSHDKGCRPYMCDTSYRHSNCLDQFRKSFAETSTEILQPEENRTTTADTNASTDTITVVSSESTVTGEQLEEVPFSGGTVSDEKKVPPALVCPLCRGNIKDWIVMDPARSFMNAKSRSCACETCDFSGTYSDLRKHARLEHPFVRPTVADPERQRNWRMLERQRDLGDLISTLHSSFGEERGEESIMPIDDGGWLTVFFLIRVFRPGSSPRSSSWSGTSRARGQLSFRRRSTRLWGETHDGETGSSSRDEENESSDGGSGPWRRSERIRRRTTPDES, from the coding sequence ATGCCAAAGGATAGAAGAGATCGTTCTGTGTCTTTCGATAGATGCAAAGCATCTCCTTACACATGCAGTTCCAGTCGTGGTGGACTATCATCGCCTAGACTCCCTTCAGAGACTGAGGAAAACTTCAAGGAATGGGAAGATGCCAGATGCCCAGTTTGCATGGAACATCCTCACAATGCTGTTCTCCTCATATGCTCTTCCCATGACAAAGGATGCCGTCCTTACATGTGTGATACAAGTTATCGTCACTCAAATTGTCTTGACCAGTTCCGCAAATCATTTGCTGAGACATCTACAGAAATTCTACAACCAGAAGAAAATAGGACAACAACTGCAGACACAAATGCAAGCACAGACACAATCACAGTTGTGAGCTCAGAATCAACTGTAACAGGGGAACAACTTGAGGAAGTGCCTTTCTCTGGGGGAACAGTTTCTGATGAGAAAAAAGTGCCACCAGCACTGGTGTGCCCTCTTTGCCGGGGTAATATAAAAGACTGGATTGTCATGGACCCTGCTCGTAGTTTTATGAATGCAAAATCAAGAAGCTGTGCCTGTGAAACATGTGATTTTAGTGGTACATATTCTGATCTCAGGAAACATGCGAGGCTAGAGCACCCCTTTGTTCGACCAACAGTTGCTGACCCAGAGAGGCAGCGTAACTGGAGGATGCTGGAACGACAGAGAGACCTTGGGGACTTGATCAGTACACTTCATTCATCCTTTGGGGAGGAGAGGGGTGAAGAGAGCATAATGCCAATTGATGACGGTGGTTGGCTTACGGTATTTTTTCTTATAAGAGTTTTTCGTCCTGGATCTAGTCCAAGAAGTAGCAGTTGGTCTGGTACTTCGAGAGCCAGAGGGCAGCTGAGTTTCAGGAGAAGATCTACAAGACTTTGGGGTGAAACTCATGATGGTGAGACTGGGTCTTCTTCTAGAGATGAAGAAAATGAATCTTCAGATGGTGGTTCAGGGCCCTGGAGGCGCAGTGAGCGTATTAGGCGGCGGACAACACCTGATGAGTCGTGA